ATttcgtgtgtgtgatgttaggATGTGGAGGAGTGGAATATCGGGCACCTGAACTCCATCCTGGACGTGATCGAAGAGGACTGCGGCGTCTCCATCCAAGGCGTGAACACCCCCTACCTGTACTTTGGCATGTGGAAGACGAGCTTCTCCTGGCACACGGAGGACATGGACCTCTACAGCATCAACTACCTTCATTTCGGAGAACCCAAGTCCTGGTGAGAGACAACGTGTAACGTGTGCTGTCTGCTCTCATGCTGCATGCTCACGAATCTGACGTATTTAAATCGAGGATCGGAGTCTAGTTGATTGCGTTAGCATGTTAGAGCAGATTTATGTTTTGTGTGATCGGATTTGAAACAGATTTATTCGCAATCTTTCAGGTACGCCATTCCTCCGGAACATGGGAAGCGTCTGGAGCGATTAGCCACAGGTACACACCAAACATCTCACCGTAACCGTAACCACGATAATTACAGACGTGTCAGAGTACTTTAATGACAGTTACAGTATTGTTAGGACAGTGACCTCTGGTGGTGAAATCTGGTAATATCTCAGGACACATGATCTCATGAAGGTTTATGGTTGtgcatcttatttatttattatttttttgaaggTTTTTTCCCTAACAGCATTAAGAGTTGTGAAGCTTTTCTCAGACACAAGATGACCCTCATATCGCCTTCGGTGCTGAAGAAATACAGCATCCCGTTCGATAAGGTACAGACCGACGAAGTTGatttatgtgtgaatgtgtgctaACTGATCTGTTTACCCTAAAACTTTTACCTAacactggtttgtgtgtgtgtcagataacACAAGAGGCTGGAGAGTTCATGATCACGTTTCCGTACGGCTACCACGCCGGCTTCAACCACGGCTTCAACTGCGCCGAGTCCACCAACTTCGCCAGTCTGCGCTGGATTGACTACGGCAAACTCGCCACTCAGGTACGTCCGTTGTTCTCTATGGGTCAGATATAATGCACTCTGAGTTGGTTCCTCTTAACGGTTACTTTATAAACAATCTCACCAGCCAAATTTTCTCAGCGGACACTCTCCTTTGCCCgctttagtcaagtcaagaagcatttattgtcatttcaaccatatatatcgACGCAGTACGTAGTGAAATGACTCCAGGACCAtagtgctacatagaacaaagacagagatacGTAGAGCTACTTGCATTTCCGAGTTTCTTCTCCACAGTGCACATGCAGTAAAGACATGGTGAAGATCTCCATGGACCCCTTCGTGAGACGTTTCCAACCAGATCGTTATCAGGCGTGGACGCAGGGCAAAGACTCCTGCTCGCTAGACCACACTCTGGCCACGCCCAGCTCCACGCCTGAGCTCCAGACGTGGCTCCAGAGACGCCGCAGAGCCAAAACCAACAAACGGTACGAATGACAGTTTGTGTTTAATCTGCCCTTGTTATGAATTAGCTGATTATCAAAATAAACGGTGCGATTTTAATCATTTGTCTGTCATCGGCAGAGCGAGCTATCCTTGCACACGCTCCAAACGGCTGAAAACCGTGCAGCAGCCGCAGCAGGTCGTCACGAGGATAAGTGAACAGGGAGACGAAgcgaaagaggaggaagaacaaAAAGCACACAATGCATTGCGCCTCTCAGGTTATACACGCGGTCCTCTAACACGCTTTATATTGTGTTATAGAGCATtgctattgtttttattttatttcagtacaGTTTGTcttataactataactatatactgtcttattccccccccccccccctttgtgTTGGTCTTGCAGGACCTGCTAGTCTGTGCCAACAGGTTTGTTTTGTCAAGGTCACACGAGTCAAGAGCAATTTATTGGTCCAGTCATCTAAAAGATTCCCACCTCAAGCGCCGCCCCCTGAAGCACAAGAAGCCTTAGGAAGAAGTGAGCCTCTCACCTCAGCTGACCAAGCTCCTGGTTCTGATGTAGATGACACGCCGGACTCTGAGCAAACTTCCGAACGTTCCTGCGTTGCCAAATCCTCCAGCAGCAAATCACCGTCTAAAAATCAACTTCCCTATAAAGGTGCTGTTCATGAGGAAAACCCTTCTGCTGGAGATCCCTCGAGTACAGAAGTCACTACTGAATCGTGTGAACTCCCCGAACATTCAGGAGCTCCCTCGTCTGACATGCCGTTACTCACACCGGAGGTCACAGAGGATCTCGAGGGAAGAAAATCTCCAAATCTGTCATCTGAAATGCCCTTCCTGACTCTCGCCGTCCAGTCCAGCGATAACAACACACTACTGAATCCTAACGAAGTGGAAAAATCCACCTCACCTCAGAAAGCACAGTGTCCAGATCGGTGCTTAAATCCATTCCGAGAAGACATCAGCCGAATCAAAAAGAAAGATGGAAACGCTGACGGATCTGACATTAATCTGCTTTCCGATATCTTGCATCAACCCATAATCAGTACTGAACTGTTTGGATGTAGTTCTGTGAAGGATTCTCTGATATCAGCTGACGCTAACACGCTTTCCAGTGAGTCTCCATCCACGTCTTATGACCAGAACCCACCGAACAAGCCCTCGTCTCCTCTCGACGAAGCCGAATTCACGTCTTCTACGCTACCAAACCTCTTTGAGGAATCCTCCACCATCTGGAAGAACATAAGCTACCAAAATCCCGAAGTGTCCGAGCTAGTGCCTTACGCCATGTGGGCGGAGCCTCTGTGCCAGCAGGTGAAGTGCCCTGATCCTTCAGACTTTCCAGAAAAGAGCCTGACATTTACTGATCTGGAACCGAGCGTGGTTCATCATCTTGGTTCTCCAGACAGGCCTCGGAGGTCAGACAGCAGCAGCGAGTCCAGCGAGGAGAACTCCCTGAGCGAGTCGGAGTACGGAGATTCAGGCATCGAGCCGGGAGAAATCCGCACCGTGAGTACTCAGACTCTAACCTCCACGCAAACCACGATGTATTAATAGTCTGATAATTTTCCAACTCCTCTTGCAGTACACCATGCCCACGGTAAAGAGAAAGACGGCCAAAAGTTGGCGCCACCCGTTAAGGAAACCAACAGCGAGGGCGGTTCCAAGCGCCGTGAAGCAGCAAGCCAACAGTGACGATGGTAAGATTTTAAATtacacttgtttttattgtgcaTGTTGTCACCATAGAAACAGTAACAGATTACGACAAAGGGAGCGAATATATAAAGTCGATAAACCTCTTCTGACCAATTAGAATCGAGATATTGGTGTGGCATAAATTAACAAATGCACCACTTATGTGCCACCTACGTGAGCTAGCTAGTTAGTCAACACCCGGAAATACTACACAGCTTTTTAAATTTAAGCCATCGTTGTTTTATACCGTCTCGCGTTTGTGTATCAGAACACATGGAGGAGTGCAGCGCCGAGGAAGAACTGCAGGAGGCTGACGCCTGGGCGAGACCCCTGGTCCATCTCTGGCACAGCAGGAAGTCTCACTTCCCGTCGGAGAGAGAGTACAACAGCACAGTAGCCAAGATGGTGCCGCACTGCGCTGTGTGCACGCTGTTCATGCCTTACTACCAGGTAACCCATCAAGAactattctgttctgttaatATCACAGCGAGGTGTGCTGGATGCTGACACGAGCAAACCAAAATCAGTCGTTTGGCAGCGAGAGATGGGGTCCAGGCACCCCAGGGTGCAGCACAATTTACTACAGTGAATACAGATCAGATATAGAACAGCTGTTGTACGTTTTACCGATATAAAGGTTTACGATGACGTGAAGGTTTCTCAGCAGCCCGAAGAGATAAAAGACGAAAGCAGACCTGAGGTCACGCTGGCGCTCGGGGAGGCCACGGCGAGGTCGCGACCTCTGATTCCTGAAATATGCTTTGCGTACCGCGAGGGCTCGTGTCCGCCTAACACGCTCCTGGAAGAAGATGGATCTAGTCCTCTCGTGGCCTGTACACACTGCTGCGTTCAGGTTCACGCCAGTACGTAACCCAACACGCAAACTCTACCGTACGTGCAGGACATTCGTTTGATTACGTTCATCTCTTTTCCTTTCTACTGTTCAGGTTGCTACGGCGTCGCCGCTCAGGACATAACCCGGGAGTGGACGTGTGACCGCTGTTCCTGTGGAGATCTCACTGCTGTATGTGATCGCCTGAACAGTTTTAGTAGACTAGAACGGGATTAGTGATAAATCGTTTGCAATAatccagtgtgtttgtgtgggacaGGAATGTTGTTTATGTAATCTGAGGGGTGGTGCGTTAAAACCAACGACAGACAGCAGGTGagagcgctcacacacacacacacaattttactcAATACGGCTCTCGGCGGCTTCACCAAACCGTCACTTTCTGCCCTTACCCATGCCACGTGTAACGGATTGTGCGTAATGtaggtgttggtgtgtgatatGTTCAGGTGGGCTCATGTGATGTGTGCTGTGGGTCTTCCTGAGGCCAAATTCATTGATATAGTGAAAAGGAGCCCCATCGAACTCAGCGCTGTCCCTGCACAGAGATACAAACtggtacacacacccacacaaacttGGAGaactttttatttcactatgtatTAAATTTAGGAAACGGCTAATACGTCTTCAGCCTAGCACACAAGTCTGTGTCCCCACATACTGTATTCAAGTTACATTATGAAATAAGTCCCTGACGGCTCATTCGCATGTAGCgacacccacaaaactccataaaaggtgAAACACACCTTTTTGTGGTGTTATTAtcaatatataatgtatagttGTGATTGAACTGTCTCTTATGTCCTAATTTGTCTGTAGAAATGTATATATTGCCATAAACGGATGAAGAAGATATCGGGCGCGTGTATCCAGTGCTCCTGCGGCCGCTGTCCCACCTCCTTCCACGTCACGTGCGCTCACGCCGCCGGCGTCACCATGGAGCCTGACGACTGGCCTTACGTGGTGTTCATCATCTGCCACAGGCACCAGTCACGGAGCTCCAACACTGTGAGTacttcattcacacacacacccctcccccaTTGGTAAAGCCCCGCCCCTAATACACCTCCACCGTTCAGCGGGGCGAGCTCACATTTATTAAACAGAGCCATATGAGATAAATCCCGCACAGGATATTTCTCCTCTGCTCCTCCACTACATAAAACAGATCCGTAcgcattttattttacttccagAAGTCGAAGGTAAGCCGAACAGAGCTGGCTCAGGGCCAGACTGTGATCGCCAAGCACAAGAACCTGCGCTACTACAGCTGCCGCATCGCCAGCGTCACGGCACAGATGTTCTACGAGGTCATGTTCGACGACGGCTCGTTCAGCAACGACACCTTCCCTGAAGATAtcgtggtgagtgtgtgtgcacatgtgtgtgcatggataGTGTTTGTAATCATTTAATATGTATCCGTATCCACACAGAGCAGAGACTGTGTTCAGCTTGGGCCTCCAGAGGTTGGCGAGGTCGTGCAGGTCAAATGGCCCGATGGGCTTTTTTATGGGGCTAAATACTTGGGCTCTAACACTACATACATGtatcaggtatacacacacacgcacaccatctgaccaatcagaatcatgcatcagcaaaaaaaaaaa
The Tachysurus fulvidraco isolate hzauxx_2018 chromosome 7, HZAU_PFXX_2.0, whole genome shotgun sequence DNA segment above includes these coding regions:
- the kdm4c gene encoding lysine-specific demethylase 4C isoform X2, giving the protein MAGVGASASANPACKIMTFHPTIEEFRDFNKYLVYMESQGAHRAGLAKVIPPKGWKPRRTYDDIDDLVIQAPIQQMVAGQSGLFTQYNIQKKPLSVQEFRRLANSDKYCTPRYLNYEDLERKYWKNLTFVPPIYGADVSGTLYDEDVEEWNIGHLNSILDVIEEDCGVSIQGVNTPYLYFGMWKTSFSWHTEDMDLYSINYLHFGEPKSWYAIPPEHGKRLERLATGFFPNSIKSCEAFLRHKMTLISPSVLKKYSIPFDKITQEAGEFMITFPYGYHAGFNHGFNCAESTNFASLRWIDYGKLATQCTCSKDMVKISMDPFVRRFQPDRYQAWTQGKDSCSLDHTLATPSSTPELQTWLQRRRRAKTNKRASYPCTRSKRLKTVQQPQQVVTRISEQGDEAKEEEEQKAHNALRLSGPASLCQQVCFVKVTRVKSNLLVQSSKRFPPQAPPPEAQEALGRSEPLTSADQAPGSDVDDTPDSEQTSERSCVAKSSSSKSPSKNQLPYKGAVHEENPSAGDPSSTEVTTESCELPEHSGAPSSDMPLLTPEVTEDLEGRKSPNLSSEMPFLTLAVQSSDNNTLLNPNEVEKSTSPQKAQCPDRCLNPFREDISRIKKKDGNADGSDINLLSDILHQPIISTELFGCSSVKDSLISADANTLSSESPSTSYDQNPPNKPSSPLDEAEFTSSTLPNLFEESSTIWKNISYQNPEVSELVPYAMWAEPLCQQVKCPDPSDFPEKSLTFTDLEPSVVHHLGSPDRPRRSDSSSESSEENSLSESEYGDSGIEPGEIRTYTMPTVKRKTAKSWRHPLRKPTARAVPSAVKQQANSDDEHMEECSAEEELQEADAWARPLVHLWHSRKSHFPSEREYNSTVAKMVPHCAVCTLFMPYYQQPEEIKDESRPEVTLALGEATARSRPLIPEICFAYREGSCPPNTLLEEDGSSPLVACTHCCVQVHASCYGVAAQDITREWTCDRCSCGDLTAECCLCNLRGGALKPTTDSRWAHVMCAVGLPEAKFIDIVKRSPIELSAVPAQRYKLKCIYCHKRMKKISGACIQCSCGRCPTSFHVTCAHAAGVTMEPDDWPYVVFIICHRHQSRSSNTKSKVSRTELAQGQTVIAKHKNLRYYSCRIASVTAQMFYEVMFDDGSFSNDTFPEDIVSRDCVQLGPPEVGEVVQVKWPDGLFYGAKYLGSNTTYMYQVEFEDGSQVLAKREDIYTLDEDLPKKVKGRLCVCVCVCVCVQSTASTMRFEDAFFTTQGERKRQRTPNSRFQKDYVADPNPRTSNCGKSN
- the kdm4c gene encoding lysine-specific demethylase 4C isoform X1, producing MAGVGASASANPACKIMTFHPTIEEFRDFNKYLVYMESQGAHRAGLAKVIPPKGWKPRRTYDDIDDLVIQAPIQQMVAGQSGLFTQYNIQKKPLSVQEFRRLANSDKYCTPRYLNYEDLERKYWKNLTFVPPIYGADVSGTLYDEDVEEWNIGHLNSILDVIEEDCGVSIQGVNTPYLYFGMWKTSFSWHTEDMDLYSINYLHFGEPKSWYAIPPEHGKRLERLATGFFPNSIKSCEAFLRHKMTLISPSVLKKYSIPFDKITQEAGEFMITFPYGYHAGFNHGFNCAESTNFASLRWIDYGKLATQCTCSKDMVKISMDPFVRRFQPDRYQAWTQGKDSCSLDHTLATPSSTPELQTWLQRRRRAKTNKRASYPCTRSKRLKTVQQPQQVVTRISEQGDEAKEEEEQKAHNALRLSGPASLCQQVCFVKVTRVKSNLLVQSSKRFPPQAPPPEAQEALGRSEPLTSADQAPGSDVDDTPDSEQTSERSCVAKSSSSKSPSKNQLPYKGAVHEENPSAGDPSSTEVTTESCELPEHSGAPSSDMPLLTPEVTEDLEGRKSPNLSSEMPFLTLAVQSSDNNTLLNPNEVEKSTSPQKAQCPDRCLNPFREDISRIKKKDGNADGSDINLLSDILHQPIISTELFGCSSVKDSLISADANTLSSESPSTSYDQNPPNKPSSPLDEAEFTSSTLPNLFEESSTIWKNISYQNPEVSELVPYAMWAEPLCQQVKCPDPSDFPEKSLTFTDLEPSVVHHLGSPDRPRRSDSSSESSEENSLSESEYGDSGIEPGEIRTYTMPTVKRKTAKSWRHPLRKPTARAVPSAVKQQANSDDEHMEECSAEEELQEADAWARPLVHLWHSRKSHFPSEREYNSTVAKMVPHCAVCTLFMPYYQVSQQPEEIKDESRPEVTLALGEATARSRPLIPEICFAYREGSCPPNTLLEEDGSSPLVACTHCCVQVHASCYGVAAQDITREWTCDRCSCGDLTAECCLCNLRGGALKPTTDSRWAHVMCAVGLPEAKFIDIVKRSPIELSAVPAQRYKLKCIYCHKRMKKISGACIQCSCGRCPTSFHVTCAHAAGVTMEPDDWPYVVFIICHRHQSRSSNTSKVSRTELAQGQTVIAKHKNLRYYSCRIASVTAQMFYEVMFDDGSFSNDTFPEDIVSRDCVQLGPPEVGEVVQVKWPDGLFYGAKYLGSNTTYMYQVEFEDGSQVLAKREDIYTLDEDLPKKVKGRLCVCVCVCVCVQSTASTMRFEDAFFTTQGERKRQRTPNSRFQKDYVADPNPRTSNCGKSN
- the kdm4c gene encoding lysine-specific demethylase 4C isoform X3, with amino-acid sequence MAGVGASASANPACKIMTFHPTIEEFRDFNKYLVYMESQGAHRAGLAKVIPPKGWKPRRTYDDIDDLVIQAPIQQMVAGQSGLFTQYNIQKKPLSVQEFRRLANSDKYCTPRYLNYEDLERKYWKNLTFVPPIYGADVSGTLYDEDVEEWNIGHLNSILDVIEEDCGVSIQGVNTPYLYFGMWKTSFSWHTEDMDLYSINYLHFGEPKSWYAIPPEHGKRLERLATGFFPNSIKSCEAFLRHKMTLISPSVLKKYSIPFDKITQEAGEFMITFPYGYHAGFNHGFNCAESTNFASLRWIDYGKLATQCTCSKDMVKISMDPFVRRFQPDRYQAWTQGKDSCSLDHTLATPSSTPELQTWLQRRRRAKTNKRASYPCTRSKRLKTVQQPQQVVTRISEQGDEAKEEEEQKAHNALRLSGPASLCQQVCFVKVTRVKSNLLVQSSKRFPPQAPPPEAQEALGRSEPLTSADQAPGSDVDDTPDSEQTSERSCVAKSSSSKSPSKNQLPYKGAVHEENPSAGDPSSTEVTTESCELPEHSGAPSSDMPLLTPEVTEDLEGRKSPNLSSEMPFLTLAVQSSDNNTLLNPNEVEKSTSPQKAQCPDRCLNPFREDISRIKKKDGNADGSDINLLSDILHQPIISTELFGCSSVKDSLISADANTLSSESPSTSYDQNPPNKPSSPLDEAEFTSSTLPNLFEESSTIWKNISYQNPEVSELVPYAMWAEPLCQQVKCPDPSDFPEKSLTFTDLEPSVVHHLGSPDRPRRSDSSSESSEENSLSESEYGDSGIEPGEIRTYTMPTVKRKTAKSWRHPLRKPTARAVPSAVKQQANSDDEHMEECSAEEELQEADAWARPLVHLWHSRKSHFPSEREYNSTVAKMVPHCAVCTLFMPYYQPEEIKDESRPEVTLALGEATARSRPLIPEICFAYREGSCPPNTLLEEDGSSPLVACTHCCVQVHASCYGVAAQDITREWTCDRCSCGDLTAECCLCNLRGGALKPTTDSRWAHVMCAVGLPEAKFIDIVKRSPIELSAVPAQRYKLKCIYCHKRMKKISGACIQCSCGRCPTSFHVTCAHAAGVTMEPDDWPYVVFIICHRHQSRSSNTKSKVSRTELAQGQTVIAKHKNLRYYSCRIASVTAQMFYEVMFDDGSFSNDTFPEDIVSRDCVQLGPPEVGEVVQVKWPDGLFYGAKYLGSNTTYMYQVEFEDGSQVLAKREDIYTLDEDLPKKVKGRLCVCVCVCVCVQSTASTMRFEDAFFTTQGERKRQRTPNSRFQKDYVADPNPRTSNCGKSN
- the kdm4c gene encoding lysine-specific demethylase 4C isoform X6; protein product: MAGVGASASANPACKIMTFHPTIEEFRDFNKYLVYMESQGAHRAGLAKVIPPKGWKPRRTYDDIDDLVIQAPIQQMVAGQSGLFTQYNIQKKPLSVQEFRRLANSDKYCTPRYLNYEDLERKYWKNLTFVPPIYGADVSGTLYDEDVEEWNIGHLNSILDVIEEDCGVSIQGVNTPYLYFGMWKTSFSWHTEDMDLYSINYLHFGEPKSWYAIPPEHGKRLERLATGFFPNSIKSCEAFLRHKMTLISPSVLKKYSIPFDKITQEAGEFMITFPYGYHAGFNHGFNCAESTNFASLRWIDYGKLATQCTCSKDMVKISMDPFVRRFQPDRYQAWTQGKDSCSLDHTLATPSSTPELQTWLQRRRRAKTNKRASYPCTRSKRLKTVQQPQQVVTRISEQGDEAKEEEEQKAHNALRLSGPASLCQQVCFVKVTRVKSNLLVQSSKRFPPQAPPPEAQEALGRSEPLTSADQAPGSDVDDTPDSEQTSERSCVAKSSSSKSPSKNQLPYKGAVHEENPSAGDPSSTEVTTESCELPEHSGAPSSDMPLLTPEVTEDLEGRKSPNLSSEMPFLTLAVQSSDNNTLLNPNEVEKSTSPQKAQCPDRCLNPFREDISRIKKKDGNADGSDINLLSDILHQPIISTELFGCSSVKDSLISADANTLSSESPSTSYDQNPPNKPSSPLDEAEFTSSTLPNLFEESSTIWKNISYQNPEVSELVPYAMWAEPLCQQVKCPDPSDFPEKSLTFTDLEPSVVHHLGSPDRPRRSDSSSESSEENSLSESEYGDSGIEPGEIRTYTMPTVKRKTAKSWRHPLRKPTARAVPSAVKQQANSDDEHMEECSAEEELQEADAWARPLVHLWHSRKSHFPSEREYNSTVAKMVPHCAVCTLFMPYYQPEEIKDESRPEVTLALGEATARSRPLIPEICFAYREGSCPPNTLLEEDGSSPLVACTHCCVQVHASCYGVAAQDITREWTCDRCSCGDLTAECCLCNLRGGALKPTTDSRWAHVMCAVGLPEAKFIDIVKRSPIELSAVPAQRYKLKCIYCHKRMKKISGACIQCSCGRCPTSFHVTCAHAAGVTMEPDDWPYVVFIICHRHQSRSSNTKSKVSRTELAQGQTVIAKHKNLRYYSCRIASVTAQMFYEVMFDDGSFSNDTFPEDIVSRDCVQLGPPEVGEVVQVKWPDGLFYGAKYLGSNTTYMYQVEFEDGSQVLAKREDIYTLDEDLPKKVKGRLSTASTMRFEDAFFTTQGERKRQRTPNSRFQKDYVADPNPRTSNCGKSN
- the kdm4c gene encoding lysine-specific demethylase 4C isoform X8, with the protein product MAGVGASASANPACKIMTFHPTIEEFRDFNKYLVYMESQGAHRAGLAKVIPPKGWKPRRTYDDIDDLVIQAPIQQMVAGQSGLFTQYNIQKKPLSVQEFRRLANSDKYCTPRYLNYEDLERKYWKNLTFVPPIYGADVSGTLYDEDVEEWNIGHLNSILDVIEEDCGVSIQGVNTPYLYFGMWKTSFSWHTEDMDLYSINYLHFGEPKSWYAIPPEHGKRLERLATGFFPNSIKSCEAFLRHKMTLISPSVLKKYSIPFDKITQEAGEFMITFPYGYHAGFNHGFNCAESTNFASLRWIDYGKLATQCTCSKDMVKISMDPFVRRFQPDRYQAWTQGKDSCSLDHTLATPSSTPELQTWLQRRRRAKTNKRASYPCTRSKRLKTVQQPQQVVTRISEQGDEAKEEEEQKAHNALRLSGPASLCQQVCFVKVTRVKSNLLVQSSKRFPPQAPPPEAQEALGRSEPLTSADQAPGSDVDDTPDSEQTSERSCVAKSSSSKSPSKNQLPYKGAVHEENPSAGDPSSTEVTTESCELPEHSGAPSSDMPLLTPEVTEDLEGRKSPNLSSEMPFLTLAVQSSDNNTLLNPNEVEKSTSPQKAQCPDRCLNPFREDISRIKKKDGNADGSDINLLSDILHQPIISTELFGCSSVKDSLISADANTLSSESPSTSYDQNPPNKPSSPLDEAEFTSSTLPNLFEESSTIWKNISYQNPEVSELVPYAMWAEPLCQQVKCPDPSDFPEKSLTFTDLEPSVVHHLGSPDRPRRSDSSSESSEENSLSESEYGDSGIEPGEIRTYTMPTVKRKTAKSWRHPLRKPTARAVPSAVKQQANSDDEHMEECSAEEELQEADAWARPLVHLWHSRKSHFPSEREYNSTVAKMVPHCAVCTLFMPYYQVSQQPEEIKDESRPEVTLALGEATARSRPLIPEICFAYREGSCPPNTLLEEDGSSPLVACTHCCVQVHASCYGVAAQDITREWTCDRCSCGDLTAECCLCNLRGGALKPTTDSRWAHVMCAVGLPEAKFIDIVKRSPIELSAVPAQRYKLKCIYCHKRMKKISGACIQCSCGRCPTSFHVTCAHAAGVTMEPDDWPYVVFIICHRHQSRSSNTKSKVSRTELAQGQTVIAKHKNLRYYSCRIASVTAQMFYEVMFDDGSFSNDTFPEDIVSRDCVQLGPPEVGEVVQVKWPDGLFYGAKYLGSNTTYMYQVEFEDGSQVLAKREDIYTLDEDLPKKVKGRLCVCVCVCVCTVYSLHHAFRGRLLHHAGRA
- the kdm4c gene encoding lysine-specific demethylase 4C isoform X4, translating into MAGVGASASANPACKIMTFHPTIEEFRDFNKYLVYMESQGAHRAGLAKVIPPKGWKPRRTYDDIDDLVIQAPIQQMVAGQSGLFTQYNIQKKPLSVQEFRRLANSDKYCTPRYLNYEDLERKYWKNLTFVPPIYGADVSGTLYDEDVEEWNIGHLNSILDVIEEDCGVSIQGVNTPYLYFGMWKTSFSWHTEDMDLYSINYLHFGEPKSWYAIPPEHGKRLERLATGFFPNSIKSCEAFLRHKMTLISPSVLKKYSIPFDKITQEAGEFMITFPYGYHAGFNHGFNCAESTNFASLRWIDYGKLATQCTCSKDMVKISMDPFVRRFQPDRYQAWTQGKDSCSLDHTLATPSSTPELQTWLQRRRRAKTNKRASYPCTRSKRLKTVQQPQQVVTRISEQGDEAKEEEEQKAHNALRLSGPASLCQQVCFVKVTRVKSNLLVQSSKRFPPQAPPPEAQEALGRSEPLTSADQAPGSDVDDTPDSEQTSERSCVAKSSSSKSPSKNQLPYKGAVHEENPSAGDPSSTEVTTESCELPEHSGAPSSDMPLLTPEVTEDLEGRKSPNLSSEMPFLTLAVQSSDNNTLLNPNEVEKSTSPQKAQCPDRCLNPFREDISRIKKKDGNADGSDINLLSDILHQPIISTELFGCSSVKDSLISADANTLSSESPSTSYDQNPPNKPSSPLDEAEFTSSTLPNLFEESSTIWKNISYQNPEVSELVPYAMWAEPLCQQVKCPDPSDFPEKSLTFTDLEPSVVHHLGSPDRPRRSDSSSESSEENSLSESEYGDSGIEPGEIRTYTMPTVKRKTAKSWRHPLRKPTARAVPSAVKQQANSDDEHMEECSAEEELQEADAWARPLVHLWHSRKSHFPSEREYNSTVAKMVPHCAVCTLFMPYYQVSQQPEEIKDESRPEVTLALGEATARSRPLIPEICFAYREGSCPPNTLLEEDGSSPLVACTHCCVQVHASCYGVAAQDITREWTCDRCSCGDLTAECCLCNLRGGALKPTTDSRWAHVMCAVGLPEAKFIDIVKRSPIELSAVPAQRYKLKCIYCHKRMKKISGACIQCSCGRCPTSFHVTCAHAAGVTMEPDDWPYVVFIICHRHQSRSSNTKSKVSRTELAQGQTVIAKHKNLRYYSCRIASVTAQMFYEVMFDDGSFSNDTFPEDIVSRDCVQLGPPEVGEVVQVKWPDGLFYGAKYLGSNTTYMYQVEFEDGSQVLAKREDIYTLDEDLPKKVKGRLSTASTMRFEDAFFTTQGERKRQRTPNSRFQKDYVADPNPRTSNCGKSN
- the kdm4c gene encoding lysine-specific demethylase 4C isoform X7, with the protein product MAGVGASASANPACKIMTFHPTIEEFRDFNKYLVYMESQGAHRAGLAKVIPPKGWKPRRTYDDIDDLVIQAPIQQMVAGQSGLFTQYNIQKKPLSVQEFRRLANSDKYCTPRYLNYEDLERKYWKNLTFVPPIYGADVSGTLYDEDVEEWNIGHLNSILDVIEEDCGVSIQGVNTPYLYFGMWKTSFSWHTEDMDLYSINYLHFGEPKSWYAIPPEHGKRLERLATGFFPNSIKSCEAFLRHKMTLISPSVLKKYSIPFDKITQEAGEFMITFPYGYHAGFNHGFNCAESTNFASLRWIDYGKLATQCTCSKDMVKISMDPFVRRFQPDRYQAWTQGKDSCSLDHTLATPSSTPELQTWLQRRRRAKTNKRASYPCTRSKRLKTVQQPQQVVTRISEQGDEAKEEEEQKAHNALRLSGPASLCQQVCFVKVTRVKSNLLVQSSKRFPPQAPPPEAQEALGRSEPLTSADQAPGSDVDDTPDSEQTSERSCVAKSSSSKSPSKNQLPYKGAVHEENPSAGDPSSTEVTTESCELPEHSGAPSSDMPLLTPEVTEDLEGRKSPNLSSEMPFLTLAVQSSDNNTLLNPNEVEKSTSPQKAQCPDRCLNPFREDISRIKKKDGNADGSDINLLSDILHQPIISTELFGCSSVKDSLISADANTLSSESPSTSYDQNPPNKPSSPLDEAEFTSSTLPNLFEESSTIWKNISYQNPEVSELVPYAMWAEPLCQQVKCPDPSDFPEKSLTFTDLEPSVVHHLGSPDRPRRSDSSSESSEENSLSESEYGDSGIEPGEIRTYTMPTVKRKTAKSWRHPLRKPTARAVPSAVKQQANSDDEHMEECSAEEELQEADAWARPLVHLWHSRKSHFPSEREYNSTVAKMVPHCAVCTLFMPYYQVSQQPEEIKDESRPEVTLALGEATARSRPLIPEICFAYREGSCPPNTLLEEDGSSPLVACTHCCVQVHASCYGVAAQDITREWTCDRCSCGDLTAECCLCNLRGGALKPTTDSRWAHVMCAVGLPEAKFIDIVKRSPIELSAVPAQRYKLKCIYCHKRMKKISGACIQCSCGRCPTSFHVTCAHAAGVTMEPDDWPYVVFIICHRHQSRSSNTKSKVSRTELAQGQTVIAKHKNLRYYSCRIASVTAQMFYEVMFDDGSFSNDTFPEDIVSRDCVQLGPPEVGEVVQVKWPDGLFYGAKYLGSNTTYMYQVEFEDGSQVLAKREDIYTLDEDLPKKVKGRLCVCVCVCVCVQSTASTMRFEDAFFTTQGERKRQRTPNSRFQKDYVADPNPRTSNCGKSN